The proteins below are encoded in one region of Sulfolobus sp. A20:
- a CDS encoding glycosyltransferase: MIFELLEMLYMFLTGKFLYWPINFLIFLIGASLVRGIYARQYKPYSDGLKREEVKVSVVIPEYKEDIETLEKCIKSAKENNPDEVILLYEDDRPEVKNLVKKYNIKGIDLSHRRLGKRGSLAMGWLMAKGDIIIQLDSDTILEKGAIDEIIKPFKDPLVVGVQGHPFLFKTGSKLAYVFGQVIELSRDIVCKMLDKNLIVIDGKLAAYRRSFLVSIVKDFLIDRWGKRKILVGDDRALTYLANIMGYKTVYQSTALAKSAAQPTLYRFILQQLRWARSGYLYFLKDIKSGLFFKASRRYRFQMITYLFAPLSLLISIIQTLVMNVQIVNEIGELVNSTLLINVPLIIYSLAVFIVGSVITFNVSITSLGIKYSEIRNLSLNILDYILIPMIGLFIIFPTYLYAMLTYKEVTSWLTR, translated from the coding sequence ATGATATTTGAGCTATTAGAAATGCTGTACATGTTCCTAACAGGTAAGTTCCTATACTGGCCAATAAACTTTCTAATATTCTTAATAGGTGCATCTCTCGTCAGGGGGATATATGCGAGACAATATAAGCCATATAGTGATGGTCTTAAAAGAGAAGAAGTCAAGGTAAGTGTAGTTATACCAGAGTATAAGGAGGATATAGAGACATTAGAGAAATGTATAAAAAGCGCAAAAGAGAATAACCCGGATGAGGTAATACTACTATATGAAGATGATAGACCTGAAGTTAAGAATCTAGTAAAAAAGTATAACATAAAGGGGATAGACTTATCTCATAGGAGGTTAGGTAAAAGGGGCTCCTTAGCGATGGGATGGTTGATGGCTAAGGGAGATATTATAATCCAGCTTGATAGTGACACTATTTTAGAAAAAGGGGCTATTGATGAAATAATAAAGCCATTTAAAGATCCCTTAGTTGTTGGAGTTCAGGGGCACCCGTTTTTATTTAAAACTGGAAGTAAGTTGGCATATGTTTTTGGTCAAGTGATTGAACTTAGTAGGGATATCGTTTGCAAAATGTTAGATAAGAACTTAATAGTAATTGATGGTAAATTAGCAGCTTATCGGAGGAGTTTTTTGGTAAGTATAGTAAAGGATTTCTTAATTGATAGATGGGGTAAAAGAAAGATATTGGTAGGGGATGATAGAGCTTTGACTTACTTAGCTAATATTATGGGATATAAAACGGTTTATCAGTCAACAGCGTTAGCCAAGTCAGCTGCTCAACCAACTTTATATAGGTTCATACTACAGCAACTAAGGTGGGCTAGATCAGGTTACTTATATTTTCTAAAAGATATTAAATCCGGGTTATTCTTTAAGGCAAGTAGAAGGTATAGATTTCAGATGATTACTTACCTCTTTGCTCCACTATCATTACTAATTTCTATAATACAAACATTGGTAATGAACGTACAGATCGTTAATGAGATAGGAGAGTTGGTTAATAGTACGTTGTTAATCAATGTTCCTCTAATCATATATTCGTTGGCAGTATTCATTGTAGGGTCTGTAATAACTTTCAACGTAAGTATTACTAGTTTAGGAATCAAATATAGTGAAATTCGCAATCTATCATTAAACATTTTAGACTATATTTTAATTCCTATGATAGGACTTTTCATCATTTTCCCTACTTATCTATATGCTATGTTAACTTACAAAGAAGTAACGTCATGGTTAACTAGGTGA